Genomic DNA from Caldicellulosiruptor hydrothermalis 108:
ATGGCAAAAAGTATACTTTCACAAAATTCTATAAAACTCTCTTGCAGTATTGATAGGAAGATTTATTATGTGTCGAAGCTTGGCGTTGCCATTGAGAGCAAGTATGATAATATTGTGACAAAGCTTTTTGGGAAAAGGGTTGACAGATATCAAAATGAGTTTGAAAGTAGCATCTACCACCTCAAAATCGTAAACCAGACACTTTTTTTGGAGTCCAAATATTATCAAGACCCGTTTGAGCTTTTTGACATAAAAAGGGGCGATTATATAAAAGACTACGATGGAAGCTTTGTGCAGGTGTACAAGGGCTATCCCATTTTTGATGGAAGGCTAACAGTAAAAGAACAGGGAAGTTCTACCTTGTACATCTTTACAAGAGTCAATCCCAGAAGGTTTGAGATTAAACGAAGCAGAGCAATCTCAGCCTTGGAGGCAATTTTTAACCTTTTGAACCAGCAAAGAGGCATAAAAGAAATTCAAAATATAAAGTTTGGATTTTATTTGAAAGATTTCAACATCATCCAAGGCCAGGCAATTCCTGTTTGGCGGATTGTTGCAGACGGCAATGTTTATTATATAAACGGGTTTACGGGGATGTTGGAGTAAGTAGCTGAGAAGTAGAGAAAATGAGCAGGGCAGGGGCTTTATAAACTTTTGAGCCTCTGCCTTTTTGTTTTTGCTCAAAAATCTTAAATTTAGATACCACTTCTTAAAAAAGCCCTCTTTTTTATAGACTTTGCCCCATTTTATAATAAAATCAGAAAAATAAATTGTAGCTTATGTAATATAAAAAATATTACCTTTGCAGAAGGAAGGCGATATGTCATGGAATCAGCTATTTCAGCAAATAAGCAGCGTAGCCGCCAAAGTGGTTTTAGAAGATTTTTGCACAAATTAAATGAACAAAAATACCTTCAGGCAATGGCAATACCTGGTGTAATTTGGATGATTATTTTTAACTATATACCAATGTATGGAATAATAATTGCATTTAAAGAATACGACATAACTTTGGGGTTTAATAAATCTCCATGGGTAGGTCTAGCTAATTTTAGGGAATTTTTTGCTGATGAAAGATTCTGGCTGATAATAAAGAATACAGTGGGAATAAGCTTTTTTAAACTTCTTGTTGGATTTCCTCTTCCCATATTGTTTGCAGTGCTTCTAAATGAGCTTGTGTCAGTTAGGTTCAAAAGAACTGTTCAAACAATATCTTACCTGCCTCATTTTATATCTTGGGTTGTGCTTGGCGGAATACTTATGAACTGGCTATCAGAAACAGGTCTTATAAATATAATTTTAACAAAAATAGGAATATTAAAGCAGCCTATAGCTTTCTTAGCAGAACCAAAATATTTTTGGGGAATAACAGTTGTATCTGAAGTTTGGAAGGAACTTGGCTGGAACGCGATAATATACTTAGCTGCAATTGCTGGAATTGACCCCGAACTTTATGAAGCAGCAACTGTCGATGGTGCAGGAAGGTTTACAAAGATGTTCAAGATAACCATACCGTGTATCTCTGGTACAATTGCTATTATGTTTATTTTAGCAGTAAGTGGGCTTATGAACTCTAACTTTGACCAGATATTTGTTCTCAGAAATCCGCTTAATGCAGATGCTTCAGATGTAATTGATATTTACGTTTACCGAATGGGAATAGAAGCATTCAGATTTTCGTATGCAACTGCAATAGGACTTTTTAAATCGATAATTGCGTTGATATTACTTCTTACTGCAAATGGAGTAACAAAGAAACTTACTGATAAATCATTATTCTAAATTTCTGTATACTGCAAACTTGATTTGTGAAAAGAGGTGTAAAAAGATATGAAAATCAAATCTTCAGTTGGGGATAAGATATTTAACATATTTAATGTAACATTAATGCTTATAATATGTTTCTTAACATTATATCCAATTTGGTACATCATAGTATATTCATTTAACGAAGGAAAAGATGCAATGCTTGGCGGTATTTACTTTTGGCCGCGCAAGTTTACGCTGGATAACTATAAAACAGTGTTTAGCAATAGCGACATAACAACGGCGTTCATGGTAACAGTGGCACGAACAGTTATAACAACCACGCTGCATGTATTTTTCACTGCAATGGTTGCATACGCCTTTTTGAGAAAAGAGCTCATGGGAAGAAAGATTTACATGGCAATGGGAACAATAACCCTCTTTTTTGGAGGAGGTCTTATACCATATTTCCTGCTTATTAAAAGTTTGGGACTATACAATACCTTTTGGGTGTATGTAATACCTGGAATGTTCAACTTTTATAATCTCATTATATTTCAAGCCTTTTTCAGAGAACTTCCCATTGAACTTGAAGAGTCTGCAAAAATTGATGGTGCAAACGACTTTATAATATTTACAAGGATAATACTTCCACTATCAACACCAGTTTTAGCAACAATAGCTCTTTTTGTAGGCGTTTATAACTGGAATGACTATTTTATGGGGGTTATATTCATTAACAATCCGAAGCTTCAGCCGATACAAACATTTTTGTACAAGGTCATAGCCCAGACAACATCTAATCAGATGCTCGCATACGCACCAGGTGGGATTGCAACCAGAAATGTAACTTCTCAATCTCTCAAAATGGCTACAATGGTTATTACCACCTTGCCAATTGTGTGTGTCTATCCATTTTTGCAGAAGTATTTCGTTAAAGGTCTTTTAATTGGTGCTATAAAAGGATAAGAAGGTGCAAATAAAACTTATCAGAGGCGTTGACTGCACGTTATGTGCAGTTAATGAAAAATAAAAAAAATATACAAAAAGGAGGTATTTTTAGCATGAAAAAGCTCAAATTCAAAAGACTTTTTGCTGTGCTTGTAGTCATTGCGTTTGTTGCAAGCTTAATTCCATTTGCGATTGGCAGTGCAGCAAGCTCTGTCAAGCCTGGCTGGAAAGAAGATAGCAAAAAACCAATCACATTTGATTGGTACATCAACTTTTCATGGTTTGGGACAAAATGGGGTGGAAATGCAGTTTCTGACTACATCACTAAAAAGACGGGCGTGAAGATTAACTTTATAGTCCCTGCAGGAAATGAAAATGAAAAGCTCAATGTTATGATTGCTTCAAACACACTGCCAGACTTTATAACTCTTGGCTGGTGGGAAGAAGCAGTAAGAAAAATGATATCAGGAAAACTTGTATATGCTTTGGATGAGCTTGCAAAGAAGTATGACCCGTACTTCTTCACAGTTGCAAACAAACAAAGACTTGGCTGGTATACTCAGCCGGACGGTCATGTTTATGGCTATCCAAACGCATCTTACACACCAGATGACTTCAAAAATCCAAA
This window encodes:
- a CDS encoding two-component system regulatory protein YycI, which produces MNWAKAKTTAIVVFFLISVFLVIKYLNLFPKEETLTDQQINMAKSILSQNSIKLSCSIDRKIYYVSKLGVAIESKYDNIVTKLFGKRVDRYQNEFESSIYHLKIVNQTLFLESKYYQDPFELFDIKRGDYIKDYDGSFVQVYKGYPIFDGRLTVKEQGSSTLYIFTRVNPRRFEIKRSRAISALEAIFNLLNQQRGIKEIQNIKFGFYLKDFNIIQGQAIPVWRIVADGNVYYINGFTGMLE
- a CDS encoding ABC transporter permease, yielding MESAISANKQRSRQSGFRRFLHKLNEQKYLQAMAIPGVIWMIIFNYIPMYGIIIAFKEYDITLGFNKSPWVGLANFREFFADERFWLIIKNTVGISFFKLLVGFPLPILFAVLLNELVSVRFKRTVQTISYLPHFISWVVLGGILMNWLSETGLINIILTKIGILKQPIAFLAEPKYFWGITVVSEVWKELGWNAIIYLAAIAGIDPELYEAATVDGAGRFTKMFKITIPCISGTIAIMFILAVSGLMNSNFDQIFVLRNPLNADASDVIDIYVYRMGIEAFRFSYATAIGLFKSIIALILLLTANGVTKKLTDKSLF
- a CDS encoding carbohydrate ABC transporter permease, coding for MKIKSSVGDKIFNIFNVTLMLIICFLTLYPIWYIIVYSFNEGKDAMLGGIYFWPRKFTLDNYKTVFSNSDITTAFMVTVARTVITTTLHVFFTAMVAYAFLRKELMGRKIYMAMGTITLFFGGGLIPYFLLIKSLGLYNTFWVYVIPGMFNFYNLIIFQAFFRELPIELEESAKIDGANDFIIFTRIILPLSTPVLATIALFVGVYNWNDYFMGVIFINNPKLQPIQTFLYKVIAQTTSNQMLAYAPGGIATRNVTSQSLKMATMVITTLPIVCVYPFLQKYFVKGLLIGAIKG